The following proteins are encoded in a genomic region of Glycine max cultivar Williams 82 chromosome 18, Glycine_max_v4.0, whole genome shotgun sequence:
- the LOC100813582 gene encoding uncharacterized protein yields MTTTESSTRLVTVESTATIIEGTEVDNVNRDSLFRRCVLQGAWEEYVIPAYKNNSDFHKIKINESRGTALHVAVNDGRMELVNKLVGAILEHEGREVVSDESALKSTNERGDTPLHLAASRGFIDMCKCIIGKHGERKELIKVKNNKGETPLFRAVATYHKKTFVYLYHASKDLDVSLTNNEGDTILHRAIWGELFDLAIIITHCYPGRLVDTRNKDGATPLKVLASKPSAFKSGRSLPWWKQILYYCILVGHLDGKKAIKSYKEKIDKAGDLGEVTIQVESAAQKARTMRRAQTFVGQKYATSVRCAKNVVRLAFEGLSLSGLGVTPRDFKAIRKIKQKHKWSHQLLDVFMETPSESYIGNTGDPPFKKYDGKEDTSMAIPWKTIITLQQLEKVKEEFPKEAADCSSEMMPKQEHDTNKKETAFMAAAKNGIVEIVFALQTAIPSAIHETNCNNENVLLVAVKNRQTEVVEELRKSLNKKLFVSLILVVDNKENTVLHLAAGTTSNSQMTWQIAGTAMQMMWHIKWYEYIRDLVPDHFFFINNKDGETPWEIFEQKHKDLIKDSSEWLKETSNSCSVVAALIAGVSFATSSTVPGGTDQGKPTLEGQPAFDAFAIASLIGLSFSVTALIMFLAILTSRKQAEDFRKSLPLKLLFGLTSLFVSIASMLVSFCAAHFFVLKDKYKNILFPIYGATCLPVTFYAVIQFPLYVDLLKAIFKKVPQRAKR; encoded by the exons ATGACTACAACTG AATCATCAACAAGATTGGTTACTGTAGAATCAACAGCAACAATTATTGAAGGAACGGAAGTTGACAATGTGAATCGGGACTCGTTGTTCCGACGGTGCGTGTTGCAAGGGGCATGGGAAGAATACGTCATTCCGGCATATAAAAACAACAGCGACTtccacaaaataaaaatcaacgaAAGCAGAGGCACTGCACTTCACGTGGCAGTGAATGATGGCAGAATGGAACTTGTTAATAAACTTGTTGGTGCAATCTTGGAGCACGAAGGTAGGGAAGTGGTGAGCGATGAAAGTGCACTGAAATCAACCAATGAGAGAGGGGACACTCCTTTGCACCTTGCAGCATCAAGAGGGTTCATTGATATGTGCAAGTGCATCATAGGGAAACATGGGGAAAGGAAGGAATTGATCAAGGTAAAGAACAACAAGGGTGAGACACCTCTCTTCCGTGCTGTGGCCACATACCACAAAAAGACCTTTGTGTACCTCTATCATGCTTCCAAGGATTTAGATGTTTCACTTACAAACAATGAGGGTGATACCATCCTTCACCGTGCCATTTGGGGTGAATTATTCG ATTTGGCAATTATAATAACTCATTGCTATCCTGGTCGACTTGTTGACACACGAAACAAAGACGGAGCCACTCCTCTCAAAGTTCTTGCCAGCAAGCCTTCGGCCTTCAAGAGTGGAAGGAGTCTCCCATGGTGGAAGCAAATTCTATATTATT GTATACTCGTAGGACATCTAGACGGTAAAAAAGCAATAAAATCATATAAGGAGAAAATTGATAAAGCTGGGGACCTAGGCGAAG TCACAATACAGGTTGAAAGTGCAGCCCAGAAAGCACGTACTATGAGAAGAGCACAAACTTTTGTCGGACAAAAGTATGCCACTTCTGTTCGGTGTGCAAAGAACGTTGTTCGACTAGCATTTGAAGGCCTTAGCCTATCAGGTTTGGGTGTCACCCCACGGG acttcaaaGCAATAAGgaaaatcaaacaaaagcaCAAATGGAGTCATCAGCTCTTGGATGTTTTTATGGAAACACCTTCTGAGTCGTACATAGGAAATACTGGAGATCCACCATTTAAGAAATATGACGGAAAGGAAGACACAAGCATGGCAATTCCATGGAAAACCATTATTACCCTGCAACAGTTAGAAA AAGTCAAAGAAGAATTTCCAAAGGAGGCAGCAGATTGCTCATCAGAGATGATGCCAAAACAAGAACATGATACTAACAAAAAGGAGACTGCATTTATGGCCGCAGCGAAAAACGGCATAGTCGAAATTGTGTTTGCTCTTCAAACTGCAATACCAAGTGCCATACATGAAACTAACTGTAACAATGAAAACGTATTGCTTGTGGCAGTGAAGAATAGGCAAACTGAGGTTGTTGAGGAGTTGCGGAAGAGTTTGAATAAGAAACTCTTTGTTAGCCTAATTTTAGTAGTGGATAACAAGGAGAACACTGTGTTACACTTGGCGGCAGGTACAACAAGCAACAGCCAAATGACTTGGCAGATTGCTGGTACTGCCATGCAAATGATGTGGCATATAAAGTGGTATGAG TACATCAGAGATTTAGTGCCAgatcatttcttttttataaacaacAAGGATGGCGAAACCCCATGGGAAATCTTCGAGCAAAAACACAAGGACCTGATAAAAGACAGTTCGGAGTGGCTAAAGGAGACATCAAATTCTTGCTCGGTTGTGGCAGCTCTCATTGCTGGGGTTTCCTTTGCAACATCAAGCACTGTCCCTGGAGGCACCGACCAAGGTAAACCTACATTGGAAGGCCAACCGGCGTTTGATGCATTTGCCATTGCTTCGCTAATTGGGCTTTCCTTCTCCGTCACGGCTCTCATAATGTTCCTCGCCATACTCACTTCTCGTAAACAAGCTGAAGACTTTCGCAAGAGCTTGCCATTAAAGCTTCTCTTTGGCCTAACTTCTCTTTTCGTGTCCATTGCTTCAATGCTAGTTTCTTTTTGCGCTGCTCATTTCTTTGTGCTTAAGGATAAGTACAAGAACATCTTATTCCCCATTTATGGTGCCACTTGCTTGCCCGTGACCTTCTATGCAGTGATTCAATTTCCGTTGTATGTTGATCTACTTAAAGCTATTTTTAAGAAGGTGCCACAACGCGCCAAAAGATAA